In the genome of Leptolyngbya sp. FACHB-261, one region contains:
- a CDS encoding DUF433 domain-containing protein, producing MDRIAVDSQIHFGKPCIAGTRITVHSVLQLLTEGLSFEEIIRDYYPDIQVEDIRACLRYAMALVTAEDIHLASA from the coding sequence ATGGACAGAATTGCAGTTGACTCTCAAATTCATTTCGGCAAGCCCTGCATTGCAGGTACACGTATTACTGTGCATAGCGTTCTCCAATTACTAACGGAAGGACTTTCGTTTGAAGAAATCATTCGGGACTATTATCCAGACATTCAAGTTGAGGACATTCGAGCCTGTCTGCGGTACGCAATGGCGTTGGTGACGGCTGAAGACATTCACCTTGCATCGGCTTAA
- a CDS encoding DUF5615 family PIN-like protein, whose translation MMKLLLDQDVYALTARFLVDAGYDVLLAAQLGLSRATDEEILKTAQDQNRLLITRDRDYGNLVFVKAMGTGVIYLRVLPDNIDRVHHELIRVLKTYTAEELSRAFVVVESDGYRFRKLVS comes from the coding sequence ATGATGAAACTTCTCCTTGACCAGGATGTTTATGCCCTGACAGCGAGATTTTTAGTTGATGCTGGATATGATGTACTCCTGGCTGCTCAACTTGGTCTTTCACGAGCAACTGATGAGGAGATATTGAAAACAGCCCAGGATCAGAACCGGCTTCTTATCACTCGTGACCGAGATTATGGCAACCTCGTTTTCGTTAAGGCAATGGGTACTGGTGTTATTTACCTTAGGGTGCTGCCCGATAACATTGATAGAGTTCATCATGAACTAATACGGGTTTTGAAAACCTACACTGCGGAGGAATTATCAAGAGCATTTGTGGTTGTAGAGTCAGATGGATACAGATTTAGAAAGCTGGTCTCATAG
- a CDS encoding YARHG domain-containing protein, which yields MTSPCLLTADLAVDTLLHKRFRIQSLLRQATNSRLYLAVDLEDGEQLVELQEFTPRNPGVYVLEHCLEAFEDAIADLRGLDHPQILKPVAAFTEQDRLFLVQAHPDAEPLLNLLSQQERGHWRDRIANQFEQTQPHRLPHLAEPEVVGLMRDILAVLLPLHQSGIIHRNLTPNSILLHSSSHQPLLSDFGVFAEALRRLQSSVLDEPGGHALIPSYAPLDQMQTGRAFCHSDLYAVGVIALQLLTGQPPEELFYQAPLLTPLPTTLNMTWQQSLDLSSNREPISAGLLRLLEQLLAPQPGDRFPTVQSVLEALDQLDPAEWTTPQVSAASAVTYDVAAEAAPDFAAQVPVHANGSVNGSMPKQAGADEADEEADVDTEAGFAPYDLPESSSVPVAASPRAESAFDLSSHADVDTEVGFPANNLSTPLHQPSAEATFKLTPDDEATVYLQPPTASSAAQTNGEPPEPLEDVVEAWLNQVNQTTPAKPAPPVPPLPPNFFQDEDQPPDAVVDALLQQLDQAAARQSKAQRANGFASRNGSSNGLGKGPRLDDTASMERSSASDPIFSLRLDHLDPAPLTLSNSQSNLQSDAPAVGFNPGFTPPSSVGAQAQPPYRKPTPEEQDFFNAIRLHSVEVDAEQVPDFYSPEVQPHLQDELYAEPSPSRRRFAGDLVTSVGAASLLFAGAGVWSWMLMSDQQPAPNLGGEGQATAVNPDQTTAPANGEPEIATAPEGSPPETSAVAPGPVPPIGAGTQMSATGGLTDSMARLKDVLKTQSAPPLPEPPSSMAAAPMPPPPISPNPFVAEPNLRLPSPTVPSASRPLPVNPASPVTPAAPSAPAPTAPVTPNNQLPDSGDLEGGQPDLGSEDGANAAPDNSGSSGSDSGLGNAPSSNSPGTASNGATNGAAALGGTQAGSQAGAPQAPASNSATATAPRPVRTTPQLDSTPRPSMASANGSGGNLPPNNSGGTSAAAQPVPSGSLTRPLTLSDLSGRSAWQLSLMRNEIYARHGRQFTDPQLQSYFKRQSWYQPRYSPGEFPMSVLSSTELRNAILIRDYQRSRGLL from the coding sequence ATGACGTCCCCCTGCCTGCTCACTGCCGATCTGGCTGTCGACACCCTGCTGCATAAGCGCTTTCGCATTCAGAGCCTCCTCCGTCAAGCGACCAATAGTCGTCTGTATCTGGCGGTGGACCTCGAAGATGGCGAGCAGTTGGTTGAACTCCAGGAGTTCACGCCCCGCAATCCGGGGGTGTATGTGCTGGAGCACTGCCTGGAAGCCTTTGAAGATGCCATTGCTGACTTGCGAGGGCTCGATCATCCTCAGATTCTGAAGCCAGTTGCGGCTTTTACAGAGCAGGACCGACTGTTTCTGGTGCAGGCACACCCCGATGCTGAGCCTCTCCTAAACCTGCTCAGCCAGCAAGAACGGGGCCACTGGCGCGACCGTATAGCCAACCAGTTTGAGCAGACTCAGCCCCATCGCTTGCCTCACTTAGCCGAGCCAGAGGTGGTCGGGCTGATGCGGGACATTCTGGCGGTGCTGCTGCCGTTGCATCAGTCAGGCATCATCCACCGCAACCTGACACCCAACAGCATTTTGCTGCACAGCAGCTCCCACCAGCCGTTGCTTAGCGACTTCGGCGTGTTTGCAGAGGCGTTGCGCCGCCTGCAATCTTCGGTGTTAGATGAACCCGGTGGTCATGCCCTCATCCCCAGCTACGCGCCGCTGGATCAGATGCAAACGGGTCGTGCCTTTTGCCACAGTGACCTCTATGCAGTGGGGGTGATTGCCCTGCAACTGCTGACCGGCCAACCGCCCGAGGAACTGTTTTATCAAGCGCCCCTGCTGACGCCGCTGCCAACCACGCTGAACATGACCTGGCAGCAAAGTCTGGACCTCAGCAGCAACCGCGAACCGATTAGCGCTGGTCTGCTGCGGCTGCTAGAGCAGCTGTTGGCTCCCCAACCTGGCGATCGCTTTCCCACTGTCCAAAGCGTTTTAGAAGCACTCGACCAGCTCGACCCTGCTGAATGGACCACGCCTCAAGTCAGCGCGGCCTCAGCTGTCACTTACGATGTGGCCGCAGAGGCAGCGCCTGATTTCGCGGCTCAAGTGCCTGTGCATGCCAATGGGTCAGTGAACGGCTCGATGCCTAAGCAGGCCGGTGCCGATGAAGCCGATGAAGAAGCTGATGTAGATACAGAAGCTGGCTTTGCACCCTACGATTTGCCTGAGTCTAGCTCGGTGCCGGTTGCCGCCAGTCCACGGGCGGAGTCAGCGTTTGACCTCTCATCCCATGCAGACGTAGACACAGAAGTGGGCTTCCCAGCTAACAATCTGTCTACGCCTCTGCATCAGCCCAGTGCAGAGGCAACTTTTAAGCTGACACCGGATGATGAGGCGACTGTTTATCTGCAACCGCCGACTGCCAGCTCAGCGGCTCAGACCAATGGGGAACCGCCAGAACCTCTAGAGGATGTGGTCGAAGCCTGGCTTAATCAGGTCAACCAAACGACTCCCGCCAAACCGGCTCCCCCGGTGCCGCCGCTGCCACCTAACTTCTTTCAGGACGAAGACCAGCCGCCGGATGCCGTGGTGGATGCGCTGCTGCAACAACTGGATCAAGCGGCAGCGCGTCAGTCTAAGGCTCAACGAGCTAACGGTTTTGCCTCCCGCAATGGCTCAAGTAACGGCTTAGGCAAAGGGCCAAGGCTAGACGACACTGCGTCTATGGAGCGCAGCTCGGCCTCGGATCCGATCTTCAGTCTCAGACTGGACCACTTGGACCCAGCGCCACTGACGCTGTCCAATTCTCAGTCCAACTTGCAATCAGATGCACCGGCAGTTGGCTTCAACCCAGGGTTTACGCCGCCCAGCAGTGTGGGCGCTCAGGCTCAGCCACCCTACCGCAAGCCAACGCCAGAAGAGCAGGATTTCTTCAACGCCATTCGCCTGCACTCGGTGGAAGTGGATGCGGAGCAGGTGCCGGATTTCTACAGCCCAGAAGTCCAACCTCATCTGCAAGACGAACTGTATGCCGAACCGAGTCCTTCGCGGCGGCGCTTTGCTGGCGATTTGGTGACCAGTGTGGGGGCGGCTTCGCTGCTGTTCGCGGGAGCGGGGGTTTGGTCGTGGATGTTGATGTCTGACCAGCAGCCTGCACCCAATCTGGGCGGTGAGGGACAAGCAACCGCTGTAAATCCCGACCAGACGACTGCGCCTGCAAACGGGGAACCGGAGATCGCCACTGCGCCTGAGGGCAGCCCGCCAGAAACCAGTGCCGTCGCACCTGGGCCGGTGCCGCCAATAGGTGCAGGCACACAGATGTCAGCAACCGGTGGCCTGACCGACTCGATGGCTCGGCTGAAGGATGTCTTGAAAACGCAGTCTGCACCGCCACTGCCCGAGCCTCCAAGTTCGATGGCAGCGGCACCGATGCCGCCGCCACCGATATCGCCCAATCCCTTTGTGGCGGAGCCCAATCTGCGCCTGCCCTCGCCTACTGTGCCTTCGGCTTCGCGTCCGTTGCCAGTGAATCCAGCTTCACCAGTGACGCCCGCAGCGCCATCTGCACCTGCGCCTACTGCGCCTGTGACTCCTAACAACCAGTTGCCTGACTCCGGTGATTTGGAAGGTGGACAACCAGACCTTGGCTCTGAGGATGGTGCTAATGCCGCGCCTGACAATAGTGGCAGCTCTGGCTCGGATAGCGGTTTGGGTAATGCTCCCAGCTCTAATTCCCCTGGCACGGCCTCCAATGGTGCCACCAACGGTGCTGCTGCTCTAGGTGGAACTCAGGCAGGCTCACAGGCAGGAGCGCCTCAAGCTCCCGCCTCAAACTCGGCAACAGCAACGGCACCTAGACCGGTTCGCACCACGCCGCAGTTGGATTCAACACCACGGCCTAGTATGGCCAGTGCTAATGGCTCCGGTGGCAACTTGCCGCCTAACAATTCAGGTGGCACGTCCGCAGCAGCGCAGCCTGTGCCGAGCGGTAGCTTGACGCGTCCGCTCACGCTTAGTGATTTGTCGGGGCGGAGTGCTTGGCAACTGAGCCTGATGCGCAATGAGATCTACGCTCGTCACGGTCGTCAGTTTACCGACCCGCAGTTGCAGAGCTACTTCAAGCGCCAGAGCTGGTATCAGCCTCGCTACTCACCTGGGGAGTTCCCCATGTCGGTGCTGTCGTCAACCGAGTTACGCAACGCCATTCTGATTCGAGATTACCAGCGCTCACGCGGTCTGTTGTAA
- a CDS encoding serine/threonine-protein kinase codes for MQPPLPPGTVLSNRYRITRVLGQGGFGRTYLTEDQGRFNEACALKEFIPIQRGETVMDKARELFGREASTLYQLQHPQVPQFRATFEEGGRFFLVQDYIDGKTYRALLNERKLQGQTFSEEEIIRLLAQVMPVLSYIHGKNIIHRDIAPDNLILRSSDSKPVLIDFGVVKEAATRFQGDQGHQATMVGKLGYAPSEQLQTGRAYPSSDLYSLAATAVVLLSGHEPQDLFDDESLTWQWQRYLSQPVSPGLAQVLNRMLAYKPGDRYQTADEASQALMSLQSSQPDPNLSRVATMAVGRPPDTNVAPPVGPAARPRPTMAIPAVNAAPPESIWDKPWFPALVIVGLMLVTGFGSWAVVSLLLRGDSDQPQTTVSPTPVFTSTPTPLASTPAPTPLATADAPTTNPEPTREEVRLGINPGTTVQQSGNLAGNQTLAYVLSAGQGERLSVRLQGSRGIVMSVLDSNGNPLDQNATGVSAWDGEVPYKDDYSIELKTAEGIDRGSYNLTVDLQPAPTAAPTTAPSPSPTQAEPQVQERAPIQFGNGETSTTVSDQAPAGTVLRYPITVQENQTLTVTRVSGNAQFTIRYPDGRVVEDAEGLSQWQAQVPTGGTYSIDVVGAGAGDFSLDVSAR; via the coding sequence ATGCAGCCTCCTCTTCCCCCTGGCACCGTCCTATCCAATCGTTACCGTATTACCCGTGTTCTAGGGCAGGGAGGCTTTGGGCGGACCTACCTGACGGAGGATCAAGGACGCTTTAACGAAGCTTGTGCTTTGAAAGAATTCATCCCGATCCAGCGGGGTGAGACTGTGATGGACAAGGCACGCGAGCTGTTTGGCCGTGAAGCTAGCACCCTCTACCAGCTTCAGCATCCCCAGGTGCCTCAGTTCCGCGCCACCTTCGAAGAAGGCGGACGCTTTTTCCTAGTGCAGGATTACATCGACGGCAAAACCTATCGTGCTTTGCTCAACGAGCGCAAGCTCCAGGGGCAAACCTTCAGCGAAGAGGAAATTATTCGGCTGCTGGCCCAAGTGATGCCGGTACTAAGCTACATCCACGGCAAAAACATTATTCACCGCGACATTGCTCCCGATAACCTGATTCTGCGCAGCAGCGACAGCAAGCCTGTCCTAATCGACTTCGGCGTGGTCAAAGAAGCTGCCACTCGCTTTCAGGGCGATCAGGGTCATCAAGCCACGATGGTAGGTAAGTTGGGTTACGCGCCCAGTGAGCAGTTGCAAACCGGTCGAGCCTACCCCAGCAGTGACCTTTACTCGCTGGCGGCGACAGCAGTCGTATTGCTGAGCGGACACGAACCTCAAGATTTATTTGATGATGAAAGCCTCACCTGGCAGTGGCAACGCTACTTGTCCCAGCCGGTGAGTCCTGGTCTGGCGCAGGTGCTCAACCGCATGCTGGCCTACAAACCAGGTGACCGCTATCAGACTGCCGATGAAGCCTCGCAAGCGCTGATGAGTTTGCAGTCCAGCCAACCTGACCCTAATCTGTCGCGGGTGGCAACCATGGCAGTAGGACGTCCACCTGATACTAATGTGGCGCCGCCCGTTGGACCCGCCGCCCGTCCCCGACCCACAATGGCGATTCCAGCGGTCAACGCCGCGCCTCCCGAATCAATTTGGGACAAGCCCTGGTTTCCAGCTCTGGTAATTGTGGGCTTGATGTTGGTGACTGGCTTTGGCTCCTGGGCCGTGGTCAGCTTGTTGCTGCGGGGAGACTCCGATCAGCCGCAGACCACAGTGAGCCCCACGCCGGTCTTTACCAGCACTCCCACGCCGCTGGCCTCAACCCCAGCACCGACTCCCTTGGCAACCGCTGACGCCCCCACGACCAACCCCGAACCCACCCGCGAAGAAGTGCGCCTGGGTATCAATCCGGGGACTACAGTTCAGCAGTCGGGTAACCTCGCTGGCAATCAGACTCTGGCCTACGTGCTCTCAGCTGGACAGGGTGAGCGTCTCAGTGTTCGGCTCCAAGGCAGTCGGGGCATTGTCATGAGCGTGCTGGATTCCAACGGCAATCCGCTGGATCAGAACGCTACGGGTGTCTCGGCCTGGGATGGCGAAGTGCCCTACAAAGATGACTATTCGATTGAGCTAAAAACGGCAGAGGGTATTGACCGAGGCAGTTATAACCTGACCGTTGACTTGCAGCCAGCCCCCACCGCTGCCCCGACCACGGCGCCATCGCCTAGCCCTACGCAAGCTGAACCCCAGGTCCAGGAGCGCGCTCCGATTCAGTTCGGCAATGGCGAGACCAGCACGACGGTTTCCGATCAGGCTCCGGCGGGCACGGTGCTGCGCTACCCGATCACCGTGCAAGAGAACCAAACGCTGACTGTAACGAGGGTCAGCGGCAATGCCCAGTTCACTATTCGCTATCCTGATGGTCGTGTCGTTGAAGATGCTGAGGGCTTGTCGCAGTGGCAAGCGCAGGTGCCAACGGGCGGCACTTACTCGATTGACGTTGTGGGTGCAGGAGCTGGTGACTTCTCGTTGGATGTCAGTGCTCGCTGA